GACTGAAGTCCTCACTACCAACCTAAATCCTGGTTTGTAGTGAAGACTTCAGTCCGCATAAAAGAAGGACTGAAGTCCTCACTACCAACCTAAATCCTGGTTTGTAGTGAAGACTTCAGTCCGCATAAAAGAAGGACTGAAGTCCTCACTACCAACCTAAATCCTGGTTTGTAGTGAGGACTTCAGTCCGCATAAAAGAAGGACTGAAGTCCTCACTACCAACCTAAATCCTGGTTTGTAGTGAGGACTTCAGTCCGCATAAAAGAAGGACTGAAGTCCTCACTACCAACCTAAATCCTGGTTTGTAGTGAGGACTTCAGTCCGCATAAAAGAAGGACTGAAGTCCTCACTACCAACCTAAATCCTGGTTGGTAGTGAAGACTTCAGTCCGCATAAAAGAAGGACTGAAGTCTTCACTACCAACCTAAATCCTGGTTTGTAGTGAGGACTTCAGTCCGCATAAATCCGAGGACTGAAGTCCTCACTACCAACCTAAATCCTGGTTGGTAGTGAGGACTTCAGTCCGCATAAATCCGAGGACTGAAGTCCTCACTACCAACCTAAATCCTGGTTTGTAGTGAGGACTTCAGTCCGCATAAATCCGAGGACAAAAGTCCTCACTATCAACCTAAATCCTGGTTTGTAGTGAGGACTTCAGTCCGCATAAATCCGAGGACAAAAGTCCTCACTATCAAACAGTTAAATCTGATTTTGATCGGAAAAAAGCCCCAATAAAGGAGCAAGAATCGCGCCGAAAACAAAGCCGCCAGCGTGAGCCCAGTAAGCAACTCCCCCCGATTCCATACCCACACTTGCCGGCGCATTCAAGGAAGCCAAACCGCTCAATGCTTGCTGTGCAAACCAAAATCCGAGAAAGAAGAAAGCGGGAACTCTGACTGTGGTAATAAATATGCCTAAGGGTAACAACGTCAAAACTTTGGCTTGGGGATATCTAAGAATGTATGCTCCCATCACGCCTGCGATCGCCCCGCTAGCACCAAGGGAGGGAATGGCCGATGCTGAGGAAAAAAACCACTGAGTTAGTGATGCTAATACGCCGCAAGTAAGGTAAAATATTAAAAATTTAACGTGTCCTAAACGGTCTTCTACGTTGTTGCCAAAAATCCACAAAAATAACATATTTCCGGCTATGTGGAGAAAGCCTGCGTGCAGGAATTGCGAGCTAATTAGCGTCGTCCATTCGGGAAATGGCGAAACAGGTAGAGACACCCGACACATATTGCTTAACTGGCAAGGAACTACCGCCCAAGAGTAGAAAAATTGTGTTAATTGGCGATCGGCTAATGAGAGCTCGTACAAAAATACTAATATGTTGGCAGCAATCAGCCCGAAGGTAACGTAGGGAGTGATGCTGGTGGGATTGTCATCGCGTAAGGGAACCACAGCTTTTTTTTCCTCTAAAATCAAAATATTGGCAACACGATAACGCATTTATCGCTAAGCTGTCTCCTATCTAGAGGAAGAGGGAAGAAGTCATTAGTCATTAGTCATTGGTCATTAGTCATTAGTCATTAGTCATTAGTCATTAGTCATTTGTCATTAGTCATTTGTCATTTGTCAGAATGGCTGGGCTGCGATTGGGTTTATGTTTGTCAATAAACAGTGTTTGTCGTGAGGGTTTTTATGCGGACTAAAGTCCTTACTACGAACCTGTAGTTACGAAAGTCATTAGTCATTGGTCATTAGTCATTGTCATTTGTCAGAAGGAAGAGGGGCTGGGCTGCGATTGGGTTCATCTTTGTCCATAAACAGTGTTTGTCGTGAGGGCTTTTATGCGGACTAAAGTCCTCACTACGAACCTGTAGTTACGAACTTGTAGTGAGGACTTTTATGCGGACTAAAGTCCTCACTACAAACCTGTATTTTTTTGTTGCTTGAGGGGGATGATGTTTTAGGCTGCTATTTCTATGAAAACTCCTACACTTTCTACAGCCATTATACTCACCGCACACAAAGCGTAAATCCCCGTTCCTACTGTTACTTGTACTGTGTCTGCATTAATGATTTTTATGAGCTTCCAAGTATCGCCATTTTTTTGATAGAGCGTCCAAGAACGAATGTTTTTATCGGCGGGATTTTTCCACTGCAAAACATTACTATTTCCCACTTTTTGTACTACTACTGATACTGGAGGGGCCGGCGGCTTGCCATTTTGCCAGGGCATTGCGGGAACGAGTGCGGGTTGGTTGTATGTAATGGATTTGAAATTATCGTAAATTTGCTGGCGATTGTCGCTAAATGCTTTCATGCTGAAGAAAACATTTCCTAAAGCTAAGCTGTCTTTAGAGTTGCGCGTTATCTCAATTTGATTGTTGATTTCCTGCACATTCCACTTATTGCCGTCGAGCTTTCCTAGGTTATTTCCTACGTAAATATGTCTGTTTTGGGGATTGTTTTCTAGCCACCATTCTAGCAACATTGGATAGCTTTGAGCTGCTTGGTCGATGCGCCAGTAAAGTTGGGGATTTAGATAATCTACCCAACCTGATTCTAACCATTTTTTAGCGTCGGCATAGAGTGTTTCGTAGGCGTCTAAACCTCGACTTGCTGGTGGTTGTCCGGGGCGATAAATGCCGAAGGGACTGATGCCGAATTTGACGTTTGGTTTGACTGTTTTAATTCCTTGTCCGAGTCTTCTAACTAATTTGTTGACATTTTCGCGCCGCCAGTCTCCTAAATTCATTTTGCCGCCTCGGGAGACGTAACTATTGTAAATCTTGCTGTCTGGAAATTCTTGACCGTCGATGGGATAAGGATAGAAATAATCGTCGAAGTGAACGCCGTCTATATCGTAGCGCTTTACTACGTCTAAAATGACGTTGTAAGTCTTGTCTACAACTAAATCAATTCCCGGGTCCATCCACAAGTCGTCACCCCACGGATAAACGCATTCGGGATTGGTAACAGAGAGGTGCGGGCTGACGTTGGGTGGGGTTTGGGTATAAGAAACTTTGGCGCGGTAGGGATTGAACCAAGCGTGAACTTCGATGTTGCGTTTGTGGCTTTCTGCAACGGCAAATGTTAAAGGGTCATAATAAGGTTCTGGTGCTTTTCCTTGAGTTCCTGTTAGCCATGCACTCCAAGGTTCTAATTTTGAGTCATAAAGAGCATCGCCTCCTGCTCTAATTTGAATGATAATTGCGTTGAAATTGATTTCTTGCAGTCTATCTAGGATTTTTATTAGTTCGGCTTTTTGTTGTTCAGTTGTGAGTTTGTTGCTGAAGGGCCAGTCAATATTCCAGACGGATGTTATCCAAACTCCGCGAAATTCTCGCTGGTGGTTGACGAAAACTTGCGGTCGCGGAACTTTACTGAGAACTATAATATATTGAGAATAGATTGCTGGTGCTCTTTTGAGATAGACTAATGCTTGATAAACCCAGGCGGCGACATCGGCTCTGGTGGCGTTTCCGGCGGGATTTAATAAGTTTAAATTGGGAGCGTTTACTACTATTTCGGATAGGGTGGCGATGACGATCGCCTTTTTGGCATAATTAGGTATTTCTGTACTGTCTTGGTAGATGTTAGACAGGATCAGATTGCTTGTCGGCGCAGCATTCGCCCCAAAGATGCCGCTGACTAATGCAACTAATGCTTCCGCCCTGGTAATCAGGCTTTCGGGCTTAAACAGGTTGTCGGGATAGCCGGAGATAAACCCTCTTTTATATGCTGCTTGAATGGCGGTGGCGGCCCAGTGGGTGGCGGGAACGTCGATAAATGGTATGTAGGGCCGTTTGTCGGGCACGGGAAAGGCTTTGCTGACAATGGCGGCAAATTGGGCGCGGGTGAGGTTGCTGTTTGGACGAAAAGTGCGATCGGGAAAACCGCTGATTACAGCCCGTTCTACTAAGCCGTCAATAAAGATTTTAGCCCAATGATTTTGAATGTCGGAGAATCGATTTGTGCTGGAAACCATAGTTATATTGATTGATTTAAGATATTCAGATCGTGTCCGCTGAATTAACTTGCGACATATCCACTCTATTTGTAGGTGGCGCCACAAGCACCTTACCCTTGATGATATTCGGTTCGTAGTGAGGACTTTAGTCCTTCTAGGGTTCGTAGTGAGGACTTTAGTCCTTCTAAGGTTCGTAGTGAGGACTTTAGTCCTTCTAGGGTTCGTAGTGAGGACTTTAGTCCTTCTAAGGTTCGTAGTGAGGACTTTAGTCCTTCTAGGGTTCGTAGTGAGGACTTTAGTCCTTCTAAGGTTCGTAGTGAGGACTTTAGTCCTTCTAAGGTTCGTAGTGAGGACTTTAGTCCTTCTAAGGTTCGTAGTGAGGACTTTAGTCCTTTATGATTGACTAAAAGTTAGAAATAGGATTGAAGTCCTGATTATTAACCACAGTTACGGAGAGGACTAAAGTCCTTACTACAAACCTAGAAATTTGGGTATCTGTGGTTATAACAAACTGGCATTTTCGTACAAAAGCCGGATGATATTGATGATTTTTTGTCCGTATAAAGGATCAGAATTCCAGCGGCCCGCAAGTTCGTTGACGGTGGGGCCGACGCCGCGCTTGACAAAGCGAAAACGGACGTTTTCTTTAACTAAAGGTTGGTTGATTGGTTCGGTGCTGGCGTAAGCTTTGAGGTGCTGAATTTGCGCTCTAATTCCGGTGCGGGCGTCGGGGAATGAAATGCCGGAATTTGTGGGGCTGATGATTCCCATGTCGGCAAAGTTAAATTGTTCTGGTTTGACTGCACCGCCAAAGTTGAGATAGTTTGTTTCTAAACACATTTGGCAAAAAGCTAGGTCGTGATTGACGCCTTCTGCGGCTGCTTCTTGGATGTAAATTTGAGGTAGGTTGGGAAATGTTACGAGGGCTTTGCTGTTATTTTTGGTGAGAAATACTGTGATTTGTTGGACGGTAGTTAAACCGCGTCCCATGATTTTTCCTACGCCTGAGAGGATATCGCGGCGCGATCGCAGG
Above is a genomic segment from Microcoleus sp. bin38.metabat.b11b12b14.051 containing:
- a CDS encoding rhomboid family intramembrane serine protease — translated: MVPLRDDNPTSITPYVTFGLIAANILVFLYELSLADRQLTQFFYSWAVVPCQLSNMCRVSLPVSPFPEWTTLISSQFLHAGFLHIAGNMLFLWIFGNNVEDRLGHVKFLIFYLTCGVLASLTQWFFSSASAIPSLGASGAIAGVMGAYILRYPQAKVLTLLPLGIFITTVRVPAFFFLGFWFAQQALSGLASLNAPASVGMESGGVAYWAHAGGFVFGAILAPLLGLFSDQNQI
- a CDS encoding family 10 glycosylhydrolase — encoded protein: MVSSTNRFSDIQNHWAKIFIDGLVERAVISGFPDRTFRPNSNLTRAQFAAIVSKAFPVPDKRPYIPFIDVPATHWAATAIQAAYKRGFISGYPDNLFKPESLITRAEALVALVSGIFGANAAPTSNLILSNIYQDSTEIPNYAKKAIVIATLSEIVVNAPNLNLLNPAGNATRADVAAWVYQALVYLKRAPAIYSQYIIVLSKVPRPQVFVNHQREFRGVWITSVWNIDWPFSNKLTTEQQKAELIKILDRLQEINFNAIIIQIRAGGDALYDSKLEPWSAWLTGTQGKAPEPYYDPLTFAVAESHKRNIEVHAWFNPYRAKVSYTQTPPNVSPHLSVTNPECVYPWGDDLWMDPGIDLVVDKTYNVILDVVKRYDIDGVHFDDYFYPYPIDGQEFPDSKIYNSYVSRGGKMNLGDWRRENVNKLVRRLGQGIKTVKPNVKFGISPFGIYRPGQPPASRGLDAYETLYADAKKWLESGWVDYLNPQLYWRIDQAAQSYPMLLEWWLENNPQNRHIYVGNNLGKLDGNKWNVQEINNQIEITRNSKDSLALGNVFFSMKAFSDNRQQIYDNFKSITYNQPALVPAMPWQNGKPPAPPVSVVVQKVGNSNVLQWKNPADKNIRSWTLYQKNGDTWKLIKIINADTVQVTVGTGIYALCAVSIMAVESVGVFIEIAA